A DNA window from Balneolaceae bacterium contains the following coding sequences:
- a CDS encoding TonB-dependent receptor encodes MRTVCSVVLLAVLLPALPLYAQQTATLNGYVSDAESGETLISANVGIGEGTKGSSSNTSGYYSITGIEPGTHTVIATYIGYRRFEREVTFAEGEKVRLDIEMEPETLQLDQLVVESEEEKEEQKDLGVSQLEIQTIKKVPSVFQADVFRALQLVPGVKSASDFSSGLYIRGGSPDQTLILLDRTVVYNPTHFFGFFSTFNPDAVKDVRLYKGGYPARYGGRLGSVLTVFNKDGNRMETEGSVTLGLLSSRLSLEGPLKKGSWMVAARRSTLEPLLAGLRQVEENIPSRFWFLDLNGKINYDPDPDNRLSLAFYSGADNLSFPFADDAGIRLNYGNQTLSGTWTHLFSDRIFANFTVTGSRYFNFPSFEIAATPFKRSNNIWDFSVKGDLEYLASDRHDLSAGLWSGIKTLKVRDSFDGTETFSSRIQAPYHSFYLQDTWTPSERWEVTGGIRLNGFAEGGYWRLSPRLSAEYQPSDRIRLQGAYGRYHQFLTLISNEAFTGFDTWLTTDDGVPPAWGDQFVAGVKTIPREGWGLDAEVYYRTMKDLFELDPFLPDIAGLEYEEIFRFGEGYAWGAELLLEKRVGRLTGFLGYTFSVTRRKFPGFNEPLTGGEGARFYPPKFDRRHDLNLVLSYRLGSRWEATASFNYATGQAYTEPLGRTLAVDFPTSSANLDQLVVGRVNASRLPSYHRLDLSFSRSGTFFGLGEAQWQFQLINAYSRRNVWFYNFNFEENPVERSEVPLLPILPSVSYTVNF; translated from the coding sequence TTGCGCACCGTTTGCTCTGTTGTCCTCCTGGCGGTTCTGCTGCCGGCGTTGCCCCTGTACGCCCAGCAAACCGCAACGCTGAACGGCTACGTAAGCGATGCGGAGTCGGGCGAAACCCTTATCTCAGCCAACGTGGGCATAGGCGAGGGCACGAAGGGCAGCTCTTCCAATACGTCGGGATACTACAGCATCACCGGTATCGAACCCGGTACCCACACGGTTATCGCCACCTATATAGGCTACCGCCGCTTCGAGCGGGAGGTCACCTTTGCCGAAGGGGAGAAGGTGCGGCTGGACATCGAAATGGAGCCTGAGACCTTGCAACTCGATCAGCTTGTGGTGGAGTCGGAAGAAGAGAAGGAGGAGCAGAAGGACCTCGGGGTCTCCCAGCTTGAAATCCAAACCATCAAGAAGGTGCCTTCGGTATTCCAGGCCGACGTCTTCCGCGCCCTGCAACTGGTGCCGGGCGTAAAGTCGGCTTCCGACTTCTCCAGCGGACTCTACATACGGGGAGGCAGTCCCGATCAGACTCTCATCCTTCTCGACCGCACAGTGGTCTATAACCCCACGCACTTTTTCGGCTTCTTTTCCACCTTCAACCCCGACGCCGTCAAGGACGTGCGCCTCTACAAGGGAGGCTACCCCGCCCGCTACGGGGGACGCCTCGGGTCGGTGCTGACCGTCTTCAACAAAGACGGAAACCGCATGGAGACCGAAGGCTCGGTCACCCTCGGTCTGCTCTCCTCGCGCCTCTCCCTCGAAGGACCCCTCAAGAAGGGCTCATGGATGGTGGCGGCACGCCGCTCCACCCTGGAGCCCCTGCTGGCGGGGCTGCGGCAGGTGGAGGAGAACATCCCCTCCCGCTTCTGGTTCCTCGACCTGAACGGTAAGATCAACTACGACCCGGACCCCGACAACCGGCTTTCGCTGGCCTTCTATTCGGGTGCCGACAACCTCTCCTTTCCCTTCGCCGACGACGCCGGCATACGGCTCAACTACGGCAATCAGACCCTCAGCGGGACGTGGACCCACCTCTTTTCCGACCGGATCTTCGCCAACTTCACCGTCACCGGCTCGCGCTATTTCAATTTCCCCTCTTTTGAAATCGCCGCTACCCCCTTTAAGAGGTCGAACAACATATGGGACTTTTCCGTGAAGGGGGATCTGGAGTACCTGGCCTCCGACCGCCACGACCTCTCCGCCGGCCTCTGGAGCGGCATCAAGACGCTCAAGGTGCGGGACTCCTTCGACGGTACGGAAACCTTCTCCTCGCGCATCCAGGCCCCCTACCACTCCTTTTACCTGCAGGACACCTGGACGCCTTCCGAACGATGGGAGGTGACCGGGGGAATCCGCCTGAATGGTTTCGCCGAGGGCGGATACTGGCGACTCTCCCCGCGGCTTTCAGCCGAATATCAGCCCTCCGATCGTATCCGCCTGCAGGGAGCGTACGGACGCTACCATCAGTTTCTCACGCTCATCAGCAACGAGGCCTTCACCGGCTTCGATACCTGGCTCACCACCGACGACGGGGTGCCGCCGGCATGGGGGGACCAGTTCGTGGCGGGCGTCAAAACCATACCCCGGGAGGGGTGGGGGCTGGACGCCGAGGTCTACTACCGCACCATGAAGGACCTTTTCGAACTGGACCCTTTCCTGCCCGACATTGCCGGTCTGGAGTACGAGGAGATCTTCCGCTTCGGGGAGGGCTACGCCTGGGGGGCGGAGCTACTGCTTGAAAAACGTGTCGGGCGTCTCACCGGTTTCCTGGGCTACACCTTCAGCGTAACCCGCCGTAAATTCCCCGGCTTCAACGAGCCCCTCACCGGCGGGGAAGGCGCCCGATTCTACCCGCCCAAGTTCGACCGGCGTCACGACTTGAACCTGGTGCTCAGCTATCGTCTCGGTTCGCGCTGGGAGGCCACCGCATCCTTCAACTACGCCACCGGCCAGGCCTACACCGAACCGCTGGGACGCACCCTGGCCGTCGATTTCCCCACCTCTTCAGCCAACCTGGACCAGCTGGTGGTGGGTCGCGTCAACGCTTCGCGCCTGCCTTCCTATCACCGCCTGGACCTCTCCTTCAGCCGCAGCGGCACCTTTTTCGGGCTGGGCGAAGCGCAGTGGCAGTTTCAGCTTATCAACGCCTATTCGCGGCGCAACGTCTGGTTCTACAACTTCAACTTCGAAGAGAATCCCGTGGAGCGGAGCGAAGTCCCCCTGCTGCCCATACTTCCCTCGGTCTCCTACACCGTTAACTTTTAA
- a CDS encoding DUF4249 domain-containing protein encodes MNAIRPHTESKADPTPGLPSIRLPAVLLLAAALLAGLSACDPYAQDSYREYLVVESYLVAGAPLPEVRLTRTLPLEEEYTLQKAGVPDASIRIMQLNESESAVNTYTYRYDEEGTYLPVDNSARIRAGRRYRLVAEVAGEEPVRAETLVPGAFQATDVAVDSAAYQSDNQIEVTTTPSYYPGRQSFFLFTLEVQDPTVVELTPFYLDQYVQTDDGEERRQLLEELAKNSSGIINERNYERNDNQTITLRLPWIAVAYYGPNDLIASAIDDNMYDFLRSQSVQTGGSTLPPGEVQNVRYHVEGGIGIFGSLATDTVSIYIVRNHDLP; translated from the coding sequence GTGAACGCAATACGCCCCCATACCGAATCCAAAGCCGACCCGACCCCGGGCCTCCCCTCCATTCGCCTGCCGGCCGTCCTGCTGCTGGCAGCCGCGCTGCTGGCCGGACTTTCCGCCTGCGATCCCTATGCGCAGGACTCCTACCGGGAGTACCTGGTGGTGGAATCCTACCTGGTGGCCGGGGCGCCCCTCCCGGAAGTGCGCCTTACGCGCACCCTCCCACTTGAAGAGGAGTACACCCTTCAGAAAGCGGGGGTGCCCGACGCTTCAATACGCATCATGCAGTTGAACGAGAGCGAGAGCGCCGTGAACACCTACACCTACCGCTACGACGAAGAGGGGACCTACCTGCCCGTGGACAACAGCGCCCGTATCCGGGCCGGCAGGCGATACCGCCTGGTGGCCGAGGTTGCCGGGGAGGAGCCGGTGCGGGCGGAAACCCTGGTACCGGGCGCATTCCAGGCCACGGACGTTGCGGTGGACAGTGCGGCCTACCAGTCCGACAACCAGATCGAAGTCACCACCACCCCCAGCTACTACCCGGGGAGGCAGTCGTTTTTCCTGTTCACCCTTGAGGTGCAGGATCCTACGGTAGTCGAGCTCACCCCCTTTTACCTTGACCAGTACGTCCAAACCGACGACGGGGAGGAAAGGCGGCAGCTGCTGGAGGAACTGGCGAAGAACTCTTCAGGCATCATCAACGAGCGAAACTACGAACGCAACGACAACCAAACCATCACCCTGCGGCTGCCGTGGATTGCCGTGGCCTACTACGGTCCCAATGATCTTATTGCCAGTGCCATAGACGACAACATGTACGATTTTCTGCGCTCACAGTCCGTGCAGACGGGGGGCTCCACCCTTCCGCCCGGGGAGGTCCAGAACGTGCGCTATCATGTGGAGGGCGGCATCGGTATCTTCGGGAGCCTGGCAACCGACACGGTCAGCATTTATATTGTTCGCAACCATGACCTTCCGTAG
- a CDS encoding DUF4159 domain-containing protein, with protein sequence MTFRSKALLITLLLTLAASDPAHHLLAQSSGEDDLRIARVKYRGGGDWYNDPSSLTNLVEFTRSHAPLAMGTEFRDVALGSSELHKYPFAFITGHGTISFNSAEVENLRSFLENGGFLYIDDDYGLDSHFRELIGAVYPGEELVEVPFDHPIYHQIFDFPNGLPKVHEHDNEAPQGFGLFREGRMVLFYTYESNLADGWANPEVHQNPASLREQALRMGANILVYALTSGR encoded by the coding sequence ATGACCTTCCGTAGCAAAGCCCTGCTTATCACACTCCTGCTGACGCTGGCGGCCTCCGATCCGGCTCACCATCTCCTGGCCCAGTCGTCCGGAGAGGATGACCTGCGCATCGCGCGCGTCAAGTACCGGGGCGGCGGCGACTGGTACAACGACCCTTCCTCGCTGACCAACCTGGTGGAATTCACCCGCAGCCACGCCCCCCTGGCCATGGGTACGGAGTTCCGCGACGTGGCCCTCGGCAGCAGCGAGCTGCACAAGTATCCCTTCGCCTTCATCACCGGCCACGGCACCATCAGCTTCAACAGCGCCGAGGTGGAGAACCTGAGGTCCTTCCTGGAAAACGGAGGCTTTCTCTACATCGACGACGACTACGGGCTCGACTCGCATTTCCGCGAGCTCATAGGTGCGGTTTACCCGGGCGAAGAACTGGTGGAAGTTCCCTTCGACCACCCCATCTATCACCAGATTTTCGATTTTCCCAACGGCCTGCCCAAGGTTCACGAACACGACAACGAGGCGCCGCAGGGCTTCGGCCTCTTCCGCGAGGGACGCATGGTGCTCTTCTACACCTACGAGTCCAACCTGGCCGACGGCTGGGCCAATCCGGAGGTGCATCAGAATCCCGCCTCTCTCCGCGAGCAGGCCCTGCGAATGGGCGCCAACATCCTGGTATACGCCCTCACAAGCGGGCGTTAG
- the rpiB gene encoding ribose 5-phosphate isomerase B encodes MIIPIASDHAGYPAKETVKEILEEMGHMPVDFGTHSEESVDYPEFAVQVAEKVDGGEHDQGILICGSGQGMCMTANKFPNVRAGLVYSPEVAALTRRHNNANVLCLPGRELDNNQLRDILEAWFDSDFEGGRHERRVGKIHSLTEKS; translated from the coding sequence ATGATCATTCCCATCGCAAGCGACCATGCGGGCTACCCCGCCAAGGAAACCGTCAAGGAGATCCTCGAGGAGATGGGCCACATGCCCGTGGATTTCGGCACGCACTCCGAGGAGTCGGTGGACTACCCCGAATTTGCCGTGCAGGTGGCCGAAAAGGTGGACGGCGGCGAGCACGATCAGGGTATCCTGATCTGCGGCAGCGGACAGGGCATGTGCATGACGGCCAACAAGTTTCCCAACGTCCGCGCCGGGCTGGTCTACTCGCCCGAGGTGGCCGCCCTCACGCGCCGCCACAACAACGCCAATGTGCTCTGTCTGCCCGGCCGCGAGCTCGACAATAATCAGCTCCGTGACATTCTCGAGGCCTGGTTCGACTCGGATTTCGAGGGTGGCCGACATGAGCGCCGGGTGGGCAAAATCCATTCCCTAACCGAGAAATCCTGA
- the glyA gene encoding serine hydroxymethyltransferase produces MKSLQQQDPDLHAILDDERRRQNQNLELIASENFASRAVIEAMGSTLTNKYAEGLPGKRYYGGCEHVDRAENLARERAKKLFGAEWVNVQPHSGAQANAAVYLALMEPGDTLLGLDLSHGGHLTHGSPVNFSGILYRSEFYGVDRQTGRIDLDKVRERAREVQPRMISIGASAYPRDFDYAAFREIADEVGAFLWMDMAHTAGLIAADLLNDPLPHCHVVTTTTHKTLRGPRGGMILLGRDGENTVGVTARKSGRTKNWSEVFDSAVFPGTQGGPLMHVIASKAVALGEALEKDFPAYQRRVQQNAQVMAEAFLSRDYDLVSGGTDNHLILVDLRNKGLTGKTAEEALERANITLNKNMVPFDEESPFVTSGIRIGSPAMTTRGMGDEEFRLIARLIDRVLQDPDDESAIRETRAEVRELCAEFPLYDFVTA; encoded by the coding sequence ATGAAATCACTGCAGCAGCAGGACCCCGACCTTCATGCCATCCTGGACGACGAGCGGCGGCGGCAGAACCAGAACCTGGAACTGATCGCTTCGGAGAATTTCGCCTCCCGCGCCGTCATTGAGGCCATGGGATCCACCCTCACCAACAAATACGCCGAGGGGCTGCCCGGCAAGCGCTACTACGGGGGATGCGAGCACGTGGACCGTGCGGAAAACCTGGCACGCGAGCGGGCAAAAAAGCTGTTCGGAGCGGAGTGGGTGAACGTGCAGCCCCACTCGGGCGCGCAGGCCAACGCCGCCGTATACCTGGCCCTCATGGAGCCGGGCGACACCCTGCTGGGGCTGGATCTCTCTCACGGGGGACACCTGACGCACGGCTCGCCGGTGAATTTTTCCGGCATCCTCTACCGTTCGGAGTTCTACGGCGTGGACCGCCAGACCGGGCGCATCGACCTGGACAAGGTGCGTGAGCGCGCACGCGAGGTGCAGCCCCGCATGATCTCCATCGGCGCTTCGGCCTATCCCCGGGACTTTGACTATGCGGCGTTTCGCGAGATCGCCGACGAGGTGGGAGCCTTCCTCTGGATGGATATGGCCCACACGGCCGGGCTCATCGCGGCGGACCTGCTCAACGATCCCCTCCCCCACTGCCACGTGGTCACCACTACCACGCACAAAACCCTCCGGGGTCCCCGCGGCGGGATGATCCTGCTGGGCAGGGACGGGGAGAATACCGTGGGCGTCACCGCCCGCAAGTCGGGCCGCACCAAAAACTGGAGCGAGGTCTTCGACTCGGCCGTTTTCCCCGGCACCCAGGGGGGTCCCCTGATGCACGTGATCGCCTCCAAGGCCGTGGCCCTGGGCGAGGCGCTGGAGAAGGATTTTCCCGCCTATCAGCGGCGCGTGCAGCAGAATGCGCAGGTGATGGCCGAGGCCTTCCTGTCGAGGGATTACGACCTGGTGAGCGGCGGCACCGACAACCACCTCATCCTGGTGGACCTGCGCAACAAGGGCTTGACCGGCAAGACGGCCGAGGAGGCCCTGGAGCGCGCCAACATCACCCTCAACAAAAATATGGTGCCCTTCGACGAGGAGAGCCCCTTTGTGACCTCGGGCATCCGCATCGGCTCCCCCGCCATGACCACGCGCGGCATGGGAGACGAGGAATTCCGGCTCATCGCCCGCCTCATCGACCGGGTGCTGCAGGACCCCGACGACGAGTCGGCGATACGGGAGACCCGCGCCGAGGTGAGGGAGCTCTGTGCGGAGTTCCCTCTCTATGATTTCGTAACCGCCTGA
- the tatC gene encoding twin-arginine translocase subunit TatC, with protein MASSDQRQIMSGSPPKARMPKDRTKEMSFLEHLEELRWHLLKGLGGFAVGIAIAAFFADFLVDRMILGPTRADFIIYHWLGIEAVDLTIQSRRLPGQFFTYYGTLIIAGAVIGSPIFFYQIWSFVEPALERSSRWKTYLHTFFIAFFFLLGIAFGYFLLVPFALQFFAQFQISDVIRNDFDINEYFTSLTMWVVSCGIIFQLPMVSYFLSKFGLLTPEFLRKYRRHAILGCFIVSAVLTPPDPVSQVLIAIPLILLYQFSIAVSRFGLRRREKEFNRAMDGSS; from the coding sequence ATGGCCTCATCCGACCAACGCCAGATCATGTCCGGAAGCCCTCCCAAGGCGCGCATGCCCAAAGACCGCACCAAGGAGATGTCTTTCCTGGAACACCTGGAGGAGCTGCGATGGCACCTGCTGAAGGGGCTGGGCGGATTTGCGGTGGGCATTGCCATCGCCGCCTTCTTCGCCGATTTCCTGGTGGACCGGATGATACTTGGACCCACCCGCGCCGATTTTATCATCTACCACTGGCTGGGCATCGAGGCGGTGGACCTCACCATCCAGAGCCGCAGGCTGCCGGGTCAGTTTTTCACCTACTACGGCACCCTCATTATCGCAGGGGCAGTCATCGGCTCGCCCATCTTCTTCTACCAGATCTGGTCGTTCGTCGAACCGGCCCTGGAGCGCTCTTCCCGCTGGAAGACTTACCTGCACACCTTTTTCATCGCTTTCTTCTTTCTGCTGGGCATCGCCTTCGGCTACTTCCTGCTGGTGCCCTTTGCCCTGCAGTTCTTCGCGCAGTTCCAAATATCCGACGTCATCCGCAACGACTTTGACATCAACGAGTACTTCACCTCCCTGACCATGTGGGTGGTCTCCTGCGGAATCATTTTTCAGCTGCCCATGGTAAGCTACTTCCTGTCGAAATTCGGCCTGCTCACGCCCGAATTCCTCCGGAAGTACCGGCGCCACGCCATCCTGGGATGCTTTATCGTCTCGGCCGTGCTCACTCCGCCCGACCCGGTCTCGCAGGTGCTCATCGCCATCCCCCTGATTCTGCTCTACCAGTTTTCCATAGCAGTGAGCCGCTTCGGACTCAGACGTCGGGAAAAAGAATTCAACCGAGCCATGGATGGGTCCTCGTAG
- a CDS encoding FKBP-type peptidyl-prolyl cis-trans isomerase, translated as MQRLSLPYHQAIVLMLAILVPFISGCGDNASGPDFSTVPSPYDTSQAVKTVTTPGGMVVHIIEEGDGAFQVVSRDIIDLFYTGRSLDDQRVFDSSYANGSEEPRTFRNLTPVSVASGNQPISPLIEGFRKGITGVTVDGETLLEGMREGERRTLIIPPSMGYAGAPEGNSGYNLRNDTLRFDIKLSQIYY; from the coding sequence ATGCAACGTCTGTCCCTGCCCTACCACCAAGCCATCGTCCTCATGCTGGCGATTCTGGTACCGTTTATATCCGGTTGCGGCGACAATGCATCCGGTCCTGATTTCAGCACGGTGCCCAGTCCCTACGACACCAGCCAGGCCGTAAAAACGGTGACGACACCGGGGGGCATGGTCGTACATATCATCGAGGAGGGGGATGGAGCCTTTCAGGTCGTCAGCCGCGACATCATCGACCTCTTCTACACGGGCCGCTCGCTGGACGACCAGCGGGTATTTGACAGTTCCTATGCCAACGGCAGCGAGGAACCCCGCACCTTTCGGAACCTGACACCTGTATCCGTGGCCTCCGGCAACCAACCCATATCACCCCTTATCGAAGGCTTCCGCAAAGGCATCACAGGCGTTACCGTGGACGGTGAAACCTTGCTGGAAGGCATGCGGGAAGGCGAGCGCCGGACGCTCATCATTCCCCCTTCCATGGGTTATGCGGGAGCCCCGGAGGGTAACAGCGGTTACAACCTGCGCAACGACACCCTGCGCTTCGACATCAAACTTTCCCAGATCTACTACTGA
- the alr gene encoding alanine racemase — protein sequence MAGTGEHSFRTGGHSVIEIDLGALRHNLAEVRRRAGEAGVMAVVKADAYGHGLVRIAGALEGEVQGLAVNEVAEGVALRRAGIRAPVLVFGVPESRHRGAYRRWDLTATVSTLHHVELLEKGSTCHLNVDTGMGRLGVRPEAAGDMIRRLQAVDGPRCTGIYSHFATADVPESGMARRQLARFREVQDGLGDLADGLTVHMSNSGGLFFYPEARFDLVRTGIALYGCAPGETPLEGLRPVLGWKTHLVQVNRVRKGETVSYGARWAAPSDGWVGVLPVGYEDGLRRDLSGKISVEIGSEHYELAGTVTMNYAMVWLGSERWPELTEVTLLGGENGVEEWAAAAGTISYEILTGLSRRVPRSAGLSSRSGKV from the coding sequence ATGGCGGGGACCGGCGAACATAGCTTCCGCACAGGGGGACACTCGGTCATCGAAATTGATCTGGGCGCCTTGCGGCACAACCTGGCCGAGGTGCGCCGCAGGGCCGGGGAGGCCGGCGTCATGGCGGTGGTCAAGGCCGACGCCTACGGGCACGGCCTGGTGCGTATCGCCGGGGCCCTGGAAGGGGAGGTCCAGGGGCTGGCGGTGAACGAGGTGGCCGAAGGCGTGGCCCTCCGACGGGCAGGCATCCGTGCGCCGGTGCTGGTCTTCGGCGTGCCCGAGTCGCGGCACCGGGGCGCCTACCGCCGGTGGGACCTCACCGCCACGGTAAGTACGCTGCACCATGTCGAGCTGCTGGAGAAGGGGTCCACCTGCCACCTGAACGTCGATACGGGCATGGGACGCCTGGGCGTGCGGCCGGAGGCGGCGGGGGATATGATAAGGCGCCTGCAGGCAGTCGACGGACCCCGCTGCACGGGTATCTACTCCCATTTCGCCACGGCGGACGTCCCGGAATCCGGTATGGCACGCAGGCAGCTGGCACGTTTCCGGGAGGTGCAGGACGGATTGGGGGACCTGGCGGACGGACTCACTGTACATATGTCCAACAGCGGGGGACTTTTTTTCTACCCGGAGGCGCGCTTCGACCTGGTGCGGACGGGCATCGCGCTCTACGGCTGTGCCCCCGGGGAGACCCCCCTGGAGGGGCTGCGTCCCGTGTTGGGATGGAAAACGCACCTGGTGCAGGTAAATCGGGTTCGAAAAGGAGAGACGGTCAGCTACGGGGCGCGTTGGGCGGCCCCCTCCGACGGCTGGGTGGGCGTGCTTCCGGTAGGCTACGAGGACGGGCTGCGCCGGGATCTGTCCGGTAAAATATCCGTGGAGATCGGGTCCGAACACTACGAGCTGGCCGGCACGGTCACCATGAACTACGCCATGGTCTGGCTCGGGTCCGAGCGATGGCCTGAACTTACCGAGGTGACGCTGCTGGGAGGTGAAAACGGGGTGGAAGAGTGGGCCGCGGCCGCCGGCACCATTTCCTACGAAATACTTACGGGACTCTCACGCAGGGTCCCGCGCAGCGCGGGACTCAGTAGTAGATCTGGGAAAGTTTGA
- a CDS encoding NAD(P)/FAD-dependent oxidoreductase, with product MKYDAIVVGSGHNGLVTACYLAREGWSVCVLERQEQAGGAVQTETMFRSEGYPEGFRVDTGSSVHIMIHQTGILEELALEEYGLEYIDMDPMMSYPLPEEEGVIHFFRDLERTADSIARISPADAENYRSFVDFWGRVNEGVMRTFLKPPTGRHLATEMLRGPWSGGGMFAKGDHMDGLQKILSPYGKVVDDAFEHPAVKAALTWFAAQSGPTPDHPATGDFAGWQSMLHRSGAKHPRGGSGMLTQALKGFLEDHGGTLRTATPVEKILVEEGAVRGVRAAGGEEIAADTVISNAHVQTTMMRLVGAGHLDPDFYRKVENINVGNGFGMVIRCAVEELPEYRACPGDPHIHKGMQLLAPSVDYMNRAIGDYRAGRTPEEPAVLAMTFSAIDDDVAPSGGHTLFAWAQWHPYELAGGVNWDDIREREADRIWSVLTRYAPNLEGGLIDRYIQTPLDIERKHAMPRGNVMHVEMSLDQMFLFRPLPEMSDYRTPVDGLYLSSASCHPGGGVFGAAGRNAARMVLRDHSKTRWF from the coding sequence ATGAAATACGATGCAATCGTGGTGGGTTCGGGGCATAACGGCCTGGTGACGGCCTGTTACCTGGCCCGCGAGGGCTGGTCGGTCTGCGTGCTGGAGCGCCAGGAGCAGGCGGGAGGAGCGGTTCAGACCGAAACCATGTTCCGAAGCGAGGGCTATCCGGAGGGTTTCCGGGTGGACACGGGGTCGTCGGTGCATATTATGATCCACCAGACGGGCATCTTAGAAGAGCTGGCACTGGAGGAGTACGGACTGGAATATATCGACATGGACCCGATGATGTCCTACCCGCTGCCGGAAGAGGAGGGGGTGATCCACTTTTTCCGCGACCTGGAACGCACGGCCGATTCCATTGCGCGCATCTCCCCGGCCGACGCCGAAAACTACCGGAGCTTCGTGGACTTCTGGGGAAGGGTGAATGAGGGGGTGATGCGCACCTTTCTTAAACCGCCTACCGGACGCCATCTGGCCACAGAGATGCTGCGCGGGCCGTGGTCGGGCGGCGGCATGTTTGCCAAAGGCGACCACATGGACGGCCTGCAGAAGATCCTGAGTCCCTACGGCAAGGTGGTGGACGATGCCTTCGAGCACCCGGCCGTCAAGGCCGCCCTCACCTGGTTTGCCGCGCAGTCGGGTCCCACCCCCGACCACCCTGCGACGGGCGACTTCGCCGGCTGGCAGTCCATGCTGCACCGAAGCGGGGCCAAGCACCCGCGCGGCGGCAGCGGCATGCTCACCCAGGCCCTGAAAGGATTCCTGGAGGACCACGGCGGGACCTTGCGCACCGCCACCCCCGTGGAGAAGATTCTGGTGGAGGAGGGGGCTGTCCGGGGCGTGCGCGCCGCCGGCGGGGAAGAGATCGCCGCGGATACCGTGATCTCCAATGCCCACGTGCAGACCACCATGATGCGTCTTGTTGGAGCCGGTCACCTTGACCCGGACTTCTACCGCAAGGTGGAGAACATCAACGTGGGGAACGGCTTCGGCATGGTCATCCGCTGCGCCGTGGAGGAGCTGCCGGAGTACCGGGCCTGCCCCGGCGACCCTCACATTCACAAGGGCATGCAGCTTCTGGCGCCCTCGGTGGACTATATGAATCGCGCCATAGGCGACTACCGGGCGGGCCGCACTCCGGAGGAGCCCGCCGTACTGGCCATGACCTTTTCGGCCATCGATGACGATGTGGCGCCCAGCGGGGGACATACCCTCTTTGCCTGGGCGCAGTGGCATCCCTACGAGCTGGCCGGCGGAGTGAACTGGGACGACATACGCGAGCGGGAGGCCGACAGGATCTGGAGCGTGCTCACCCGCTACGCCCCCAACCTGGAGGGCGGTCTCATCGACCGCTACATACAGACGCCCCTCGACATCGAGCGAAAGCACGCCATGCCGCGCGGCAACGTGATGCACGTGGAGATGAGCCTGGACCAGATGTTTCTTTTCCGGCCCCTTCCCGAAATGAGCGACTACCGCACTCCTGTTGACGGACTCTACCTCTCCTCGGCCTCCTGCCACCCCGGAGGGGGCGTCTTCGGAGCGGCCGGCCGCAATGCCGCACGCATGGTGCTCCGAGACCATTCCAAAACCCGGTGGTTCTGA